In the Endozoicomonas sp. SCSIO W0465 genome, GTGTGCCTGTCTATCCGCAAAGACAAACAGCTGCCCGCCCCTGGCCCGCACCTCTTCCATATTGGATTTCAGTTTTTCCAGCAGGTCGTTGTTCGGTGCCACCACTATCACCGGCATATCGTTATCGATCAGTGCCAGCGGGCCATGCTTCAGTTCACCGGCCGCGTAGGCTTCTGCATGGATATAGGAAATCTCCTTAAGCTTCAGGGCCCCTTCCATGGCGATGGGGTACTGGGTTCCACGGCCCAGGAACAGACAGTGATGCTTATCGGCAAAGGCTTCTGCCATGGCCTCAATATCATCACTCAGCCCCAGTGTATTACTCAGGATATGGGGCAGGTGCCGTAGCGCTGAAACGACATTGGCTTCCTGTTCCGGGGTCATGCCCGTATGACGGCCAATCGCCGTCACCAGCATCAGCAGTGCCGTTAACTGGGTGGTAAATGCCTTGGTGGATGCCACGCCAATTTCTGCACCGGCCCGGGTCATCATGGCAATATCCGACTCCCGCACCATGGAAGAGCCCGGTACATTACAAATGCTCAGTGAAGCCATATAGCCCAGCTCTTTCGCCAGCTTCAATGCCGCCAGCGTATCGGCTGTCTCGCCGGACTGGGAAATGGTGACAAACAGGCAGTCTTCAGGCACAAAGAATTTCCGGTAACGGAACTCAGAGGCAATCTCAACACGACAGGGAATACCCGCCAGCTCCTCAAACCAGTAGCGGGCCACCATACCGGCATGGTAACTGGTTCCGCAGGCGACAATTTGTACGGCACGGGTTTTACTGAGAATCTCCCGGCCTTCCTTGCCCAGGATATCGAGATTCAGCTGATGCTCACCCAGGCGACCTTCCAGGGTATTGGCAATGGCTTCCGGTTGCTCATGAATCTCTTTGAGCATGTAGTGACGGTACGGGCCTTTATCTCCGGCATCATGTTCAATATCACTGTCCCTGGCCTCTCGCCCAACCGGGGTGCCAGTTACATCCAGAATCGTCACCCCGTTGCGGGTCACTTCCGCCACATCCCCCTCTTCCAGGAACATAAACCGGCGGGTAACCGGGAACAGTGCCAGCTGGTCGGAAGCGATAAAGTGTTCACCAATACCCACCCCGATCACCAGGGGGCTGCCGGAGCGAGCGACCACAAGACGCTCACTGTCGTTGCAGTCCATCACTACCATGCCATAGGCGCCTTCCAGCCTGGCTACGGTTTTCTGTACCGCCTCCAGCAGGGAATCACTGCGCTTGAGTTCAAGACTGACCAGATGGGCAATCACTTCCGTATCGGTATCCGAGGTAAAGACATAGCCTTCACCCTGCAGAAAAGCTCGCAATGCTTCATGGTTTTCAATAATGCCATTATGGACAACGGCAATATGGTCTTCTGATACGTGCGGGTGGGCATTACGCTCGTTGGGTTCACCGTGAGTGGCCCAGCGGGTATGGGCAATGCCAGTGCCCCCCTGAAGCGGGTTGCGGGAAACCGCATCCGCCAGCTCAGATACCTTGCCGGTTCTTCTTTCTCTGTGCAGCTCGCCGTTGTCATTAATGATGGCGATACCTGCTGAGTCATAGCCCCGGTATTCCAGACGACGAAGACCTTCCAGCAGAATATCTGCTACATCTCTTTGCGCTACAGCACCAACAATCCCACACATAGTTGTCGATCCTTTGGATAATCATAAACGTTACTGGAATCATCCGGGAGTGCATGACCTGAGCGTCATTTTCTCCCTTTCTGTCAATCTCAGTCTTCTTTTACCGGACGCTGCCAGCCTTCAATATTGCGCTGCTGTCCACGGGCCACGGCCAACTGTCCATCCGGAATATTTTTGGTAATGGTGGAACCCGCACCTGCGGTTGCTCCACAGCCAATGGTGACAGGAGCAACCAGCGAACTGTTGCTGCCGATAAAAGCACCATCGCCAATAATGGTCTTGTATTTGTTGACACCATCGTAATTGCAGGTAATGGTGCCAGCGCCAACATTGACCTCATCCCCCAGTTCGCAGTCGCCCACATAGCTGAGGTGATTGACCTTGCTGCCT is a window encoding:
- the glmS gene encoding glutamine--fructose-6-phosphate transaminase (isomerizing) is translated as MCGIVGAVAQRDVADILLEGLRRLEYRGYDSAGIAIINDNGELHRERRTGKVSELADAVSRNPLQGGTGIAHTRWATHGEPNERNAHPHVSEDHIAVVHNGIIENHEALRAFLQGEGYVFTSDTDTEVIAHLVSLELKRSDSLLEAVQKTVARLEGAYGMVVMDCNDSERLVVARSGSPLVIGVGIGEHFIASDQLALFPVTRRFMFLEEGDVAEVTRNGVTILDVTGTPVGREARDSDIEHDAGDKGPYRHYMLKEIHEQPEAIANTLEGRLGEHQLNLDILGKEGREILSKTRAVQIVACGTSYHAGMVARYWFEELAGIPCRVEIASEFRYRKFFVPEDCLFVTISQSGETADTLAALKLAKELGYMASLSICNVPGSSMVRESDIAMMTRAGAEIGVASTKAFTTQLTALLMLVTAIGRHTGMTPEQEANVVSALRHLPHILSNTLGLSDDIEAMAEAFADKHHCLFLGRGTQYPIAMEGALKLKEISYIHAEAYAAGELKHGPLALIDNDMPVIVVAPNNDLLEKLKSNMEEVRARGGQLFVFADRQAHLTETEGVRVLPVDEVPEVVAPILYTIPLQLLSYHVAIIKGTDVDQPRNLAKSVTVE